The following proteins come from a genomic window of Archangium lipolyticum:
- a CDS encoding tyrosinase family protein translates to MYSQRNLIHVISLSVLFRLFLMGFGSEAHAAAPPTQAELRPLRVRRDVRTLTPKERKELVRAILKLKQVPSPYSPGLSYYDQFVDWHRSLYVCDPHMPHGSMPMAHAGPLFLPWHRQFLLLFEDALRDVSGNKHLTVPYWDWTRPESTASVFQDDFMGGDGDPSDGYTVHSGPFRKGRWPLTVQPLGWNEQPSVSPWLVRAFRTLPTATTLPSPQEVRASLAVPLYDVPPYDTTSDSTLSFRNYLEGFRDPPGQLSMVCASDGFMVLLPLNTPTMHNVVHGWVGGLLSVTSDGRYVFGTMGLSTSPNDPVFFLHHANVDRIWDRWQRLHGTPSYLPVSGHPGNDIDSMLMPFHEAGLMVTPRDLEDTSALGYRYE, encoded by the coding sequence ATGTATTCACAGAGAAACCTGATTCACGTTATTAGTCTGTCCGTGCTGTTCCGCCTGTTCCTCATGGGCTTCGGCTCCGAGGCACACGCCGCGGCTCCTCCCACGCAGGCCGAGCTCCGGCCCCTCCGCGTTCGCAGGGACGTCCGCACCCTCACGCCCAAGGAGCGCAAGGAGCTCGTCAGGGCCATCCTCAAGCTGAAGCAGGTGCCCTCTCCCTACTCGCCCGGCCTCAGCTACTACGACCAGTTCGTCGACTGGCACCGCTCCCTCTACGTGTGCGACCCCCACATGCCGCATGGCTCCATGCCCATGGCACATGCCGGTCCTCTCTTCCTTCCCTGGCACCGTCAGTTCCTCCTCCTCTTCGAGGACGCCCTGCGCGACGTCAGCGGCAACAAGCACCTCACCGTTCCCTATTGGGATTGGACGCGCCCCGAGAGCACCGCCTCCGTCTTCCAGGATGACTTCATGGGCGGAGATGGTGACCCCTCCGATGGGTACACCGTCCACTCCGGCCCCTTCCGCAAGGGACGCTGGCCTCTCACCGTCCAGCCCCTCGGCTGGAATGAGCAGCCCTCCGTCTCACCCTGGCTCGTCCGCGCCTTCCGCACCCTGCCCACCGCCACCACCCTCCCCTCTCCCCAGGAGGTCCGGGCCTCTCTCGCCGTCCCGCTCTATGACGTCCCTCCCTATGACACCACCAGCGACTCCACCTTGAGCTTCCGCAATTACCTCGAGGGATTCAGGGACCCGCCCGGTCAGCTCAGCATGGTCTGCGCCTCGGATGGCTTCATGGTCCTCCTGCCCCTCAACACCCCCACCATGCACAACGTCGTGCACGGCTGGGTCGGCGGTCTGCTCTCCGTCACCTCCGACGGCCGCTACGTCTTCGGCACCATGGGCCTGTCCACCTCGCCCAATGACCCCGTCTTCTTCCTCCACCACGCCAACGTCGACCGCATCTGGGACCGCTGGCAGCGCCTCCACGGCACCCCCTCCTACCTCCCCGTCTCCGGCCACCCCGGCAACGACATCGACTCCATGCTGATGCCCTTCCATGAAGCCGGCCTCATGGTCACTCCTCGAGACCTCGAGGACACCTCCGCGCTCGGCTACCGCTACGAGTGA